A genomic stretch from Desulfohalobium retbaense DSM 5692 includes:
- a CDS encoding PilN domain-containing protein — MIRINLLPQQKRAKASQAGKELAFLVFLFCVLLGGIGGTQYWMHREIQTLEEHIATKTTRKNELFEQIRHLRQQEKELASLEERIQAIKIIREAQGLPVRYLDALVSLLPEDEIWFESLQFSRSRGISLRGVALDNQAFAQYVQQLRESPYIQSIQTRRTSRRRVQNLDLVEFQTEISTGEPEDKGEEGRG; from the coding sequence ATGATCCGCATAAATCTCTTGCCGCAACAAAAGCGGGCCAAAGCGTCCCAAGCCGGGAAGGAACTCGCCTTTCTGGTTTTTCTGTTTTGTGTGCTCCTGGGAGGCATCGGGGGGACGCAGTATTGGATGCACCGGGAAATCCAGACCCTCGAAGAGCATATCGCCACCAAGACCACCCGGAAAAACGAACTTTTTGAGCAAATTCGCCATCTGCGCCAGCAGGAGAAGGAACTCGCCTCCCTTGAAGAACGCATTCAGGCCATCAAGATCATCCGGGAGGCCCAGGGATTGCCGGTCCGGTATCTCGACGCGCTGGTCTCTTTGCTGCCTGAGGACGAAATCTGGTTCGAATCACTGCAATTTTCCCGCAGCAGGGGGATCAGCCTGCGCGGCGTGGCCTTGGATAACCAAGCCTTTGCCCAATATGTCCAGCAGCTGAGGGAGTCTCCGTATATTCAGTCCATCCAGACCCGCCGGACCTCTCGCCGCCGGGTGCAGAATCTGGATCTGGTGGAATTCCAGACGGAGATCAGTACTGGAGAGCCTGAAGACAAAGGGGAGGAAGGACGTGGCTAA
- a CDS encoding type 4a pilus biogenesis protein PilO: MAKPDSKSLLSRYEAVPRKRRILLFVLLLAAVAGAYWYFLFQPQWEQRQAHHKTIQELDSQIATYQTKIARLPEIEKNLAKRQREWTYAQSLLPESSQEVEELLASIERLGKDVGVEFLLFAPGREEVQQFYASRNVDVRLRGQFHSLMRFFSRLSHLDRLVRLESLRLRPQGKGEQLELAVDSDISMYRALTEAEIAARDAKKQ, encoded by the coding sequence GTGGCTAAGCCAGATTCGAAAAGTCTCCTGAGCCGGTATGAGGCTGTGCCGCGTAAGCGCCGCATTCTCCTTTTTGTCCTGCTCCTTGCGGCTGTGGCTGGCGCGTATTGGTACTTTCTGTTCCAGCCCCAATGGGAACAACGGCAGGCCCACCACAAGACGATCCAGGAGCTCGATTCCCAGATCGCCACGTATCAGACGAAAATCGCGCGCTTGCCTGAGATCGAGAAGAATCTCGCCAAGCGGCAGCGAGAATGGACGTATGCGCAATCCCTTTTGCCGGAGAGCAGCCAGGAAGTGGAGGAGTTGCTCGCTTCCATCGAACGGTTGGGCAAGGATGTTGGGGTCGAATTCTTGCTTTTCGCCCCCGGCCGGGAAGAGGTGCAACAATTTTACGCCTCCCGTAATGTCGACGTGCGCCTCCGGGGGCAATTTCACAGTCTGATGCGCTTTTTCAGCCGCCTTTCTCATCTGGACCGCTTGGTTCGGCTGGAAAGCCTGCGCCTGCGGCCCCAGGGCAAAGGGGAGCAGCTTGAACTGGCTGTGGACAGCGATATCTCCATGTACCGTGCTTTGACAGAGGCTGAGATCGCCGCGCGGGATGCAAAGAAGCAATAG
- a CDS encoding universal stress protein, with amino-acid sequence MAEIKKILCAVDLSDISPKIADYAKTLAQLSGASVQVVYVAPSLSQYVGFHVPPSSIETFVGEIVTGAEQTMENFVEENFAGIEADGYVVTGYAAEEVLRFAQEQGCDLIVMGTHGRTGIDRILFGSVAEKVVKSAPIPVLTLRPEKKEE; translated from the coding sequence ATGGCCGAGATTAAGAAGATTCTATGCGCGGTGGATCTTTCGGATATCAGCCCCAAGATCGCCGATTACGCGAAGACACTGGCCCAGCTTTCAGGAGCATCTGTCCAGGTCGTGTATGTGGCCCCCTCCCTGAGTCAATATGTCGGCTTCCATGTTCCCCCGAGCTCCATTGAAACCTTTGTTGGTGAAATCGTGACCGGTGCCGAGCAGACCATGGAGAATTTTGTCGAAGAAAACTTCGCCGGAATCGAGGCCGACGGCTATGTGGTCACGGGATACGCCGCAGAGGAAGTGCTCCGGTTTGCCCAGGAACAGGGATGCGACCTGATCGTCATGGGCACGCACGGCAGGACCGGCATAGATCGCATTTTGTTTGGTTCCGTGGCTGAAAAGGTAGTCAAAAGCGCTCCGATCCCGGTGTTGACACTGCGGCCTGAAAAAAAGGAAGAGTAG
- the pilM gene encoding type IV pilus assembly protein PilM, translating into MGLGKLWPKKRGACGLDLGSAWVKAVRMVPGKAGPQLERLGRVPWPRQDNEATDAKAERLRQLWQALELKDKVVTSSMAGHAVIVKRVRFAKDRIRHLAAEVQKEAKQYIPFDINDVYLDFQDLGPESEQAGFHQVLLVASKKKMVHEVQNVLSAAGLGLSVLDVDAFALTNCFTFNYPEWSDKPTYLLDIGAQQSVFCVCAQGRPLFLREIAFGGHQITERLARTLEITKTEAEKLKVNGPKEEDASNIATVQDVLNKVFADWAQEIQRMLTFYQSSESGGLTSTRMLLSGGGSLISGLPERFAERLEMEVGLLDPFRRINISPNLFDRNYLTRTGPQFAVGTGLALRQAV; encoded by the coding sequence GTGGGCTTAGGAAAACTTTGGCCAAAAAAGCGGGGGGCTTGTGGATTGGACCTGGGCAGTGCCTGGGTCAAGGCTGTCCGGATGGTGCCCGGTAAGGCCGGCCCGCAGCTGGAACGACTCGGCCGGGTACCCTGGCCGCGACAGGACAACGAGGCCACGGACGCCAAGGCCGAACGCCTCCGCCAATTGTGGCAGGCGCTGGAACTCAAAGACAAAGTCGTCACTTCCTCAATGGCCGGACACGCCGTGATTGTGAAGCGCGTGCGCTTCGCCAAGGACAGGATCCGACACCTCGCCGCCGAAGTCCAGAAAGAGGCGAAGCAATACATCCCCTTCGATATCAACGACGTCTACCTCGACTTCCAGGATCTGGGACCTGAATCGGAACAGGCGGGGTTCCATCAGGTTTTGCTGGTGGCCAGCAAGAAAAAGATGGTCCACGAGGTCCAAAATGTGCTCTCGGCAGCCGGGCTGGGATTGTCGGTTCTGGATGTCGATGCCTTTGCGCTGACCAATTGTTTTACCTTCAATTATCCTGAGTGGAGCGACAAACCGACCTATCTGCTCGATATCGGCGCCCAGCAGTCCGTCTTTTGCGTTTGTGCTCAAGGGCGTCCTCTGTTTTTACGCGAAATCGCATTTGGCGGACATCAGATCACCGAACGGTTGGCGCGGACGTTGGAGATTACCAAAACCGAGGCTGAAAAACTCAAAGTCAACGGTCCCAAGGAGGAGGACGCGAGCAATATCGCCACCGTCCAGGATGTCTTGAATAAGGTGTTTGCCGATTGGGCCCAGGAAATCCAGCGCATGCTCACTTTTTACCAATCCTCGGAAAGCGGCGGATTGACGTCGACGCGGATGCTCCTATCCGGCGGCGGAAGTCTTATTTCCGGTTTACCTGAGCGGTTTGCCGAACGATTGGAGATGGAGGTCGGGCTTCTCGATCCTTTCCGGCGGATCAATATCTCGCCGAATCTTTTCGATCGAAATTATCTGACTCGCACCGGGCCGCAGTTTGCGGTGGGCACGGGGCTTGCCCTGCGACAAGCCGTATAG